One Desmodus rotundus isolate HL8 chromosome 10, HLdesRot8A.1, whole genome shotgun sequence genomic window, CTTTACAAAAGCATATTGCTCCTCTTGACTTACCAAGACATCATTCATCACAGATCACCAGGACATGAATTAACTGGTGTATCAGGAGAGCTGTTCTTTGGTTTTGATGAGCAATGGGAAGGATTCAAAGTGAATGGAAGTTGACATGTTATATATCTAACTGGcaataattttaaatcattaaatttcTGTGGTTAATGAAACGTTAGCCATTGGGCAAAAGTTAATCATGAGACCATAGAATTATCACATTGAGCAATATCACAGaatttcttttcataaataaCCACTTGGCAAACTCAAACTTTGTGCTCCTACATCTTAAAGCCCCTGGGTATGCTTAAAAATCACCCAGAGGCAAACACTAATTAatccttttttcttattctcatgGGGAAAAGTCATTTGTGCAAAGACagagaataaaggaagaagtgtaGAAACCAGGCAAGTTCCACTTTGAGATAACCTTGAAagcaccaaaaaaaagaaaaaaaaaaagaaagaaaagaaaaagctccaAAACAAGGCACACAAGCTCCTAAAGATATTAAGTAAACAGTACTGTTTTTTATGGAAATATTGTAACTGAACCATTTTCTCtgtttgaaggaaaaatattctTCAAGAGACAGCCACTCCATCAAAGCCAGAAACACAGAACTCCCAGGATCTCAACAAGAAGGGGCAGACCAAGGTTGCTTCTGATTCCTTACAACCTTCTGTCATTCCAGGCTTGCCGCCCCAAATTCAGGACCCCAGCCATCCAGGAGCAAATCATTATAGCAAAAAATTGCCTTCATCTTCCAAATACCAGCTAAGCATGTTTAACTACGAACGGCCAAAACATTTCATCCAATCCCAAAACCCATGTGGCTCCAGACTGCAGCCTCCTGGACCAGAAACCTCCAGCTACTCTAGCCAGACCAAACAGTCTTCCATTGTCATCCAGCCCCGCCAGTGCACAGAGCAAAGATTTTCTGCTTCCTCAACAGTGAGCTCTCACATCACCATGTCCTCCTCTGCTTTTCCTGCTTCTCCCCAGCAGCTTGCTGGCTCCAACCCAGGCCAAAGGGTTACAGCCACCTATAACCAGTCCCCAGCCAGCTTCCTCAGCTCCATATTACCATCACAGCCTGATTACAACAGCAGTAAAATCCCTTCCACTGTGGACTCCAAGtaagtgagtttttaaaacatatgcaTTTGGATATATACTGCATATACAGTATCTGAGGATGgcggggggttgggggtaggTAATGCTGTAGTTCATTCTTCACTATCTAAAAAGGCAATGTGACCTGAAGGTCTTATCCCATAATTCTCCTAGAACACCTTGAACCAGGGTACTGGGAATAAGACATCATCTGACCCATTCCCTAGTGTCCAGGTTGAGCAGAACCCAAATCATCTATGACCCCATACAATTACTCACCTATTATTTTCCATCTTCAAAACAAGATTCCTGACATACTCAAGAACACTGAACTATTCCCCCAGTTCTAAGTTAAGTTGTTCATGCTGTAAATTTAATTGCTCTGGTTCTGGGCTCAGTTGAGATGAAGAACACCTGCCTAATAGGATTTCCTCTCACTTAAACAGAAGCTATTAAATTTCTTCCTAGTGTCAGTCTTTTCTTCCTATCCATTTCCCCTCTGATCTTGAATATCCACTTGGCTAAAAAGAAAATCTGGGATTCAGACACTAAAATGTATGAATTTTCCTTACCTTACACTTTCCTTAAAGTGTATGAATGAATGATCAGAAGAAAAGCTTGAATAGATACAGGTTTATGACCTTAAGGTTGCCTTTGGTAATTAAAACCATACTTTGTTCCAAATTGATGAGGCTGATCTGAATACGGGGATGAACACCTGTAGCTTTATGCAAGCATGTACTATTTTCACAGTCCTAAAACTGTCCTAGGAGAACCTGATATGAAGGACATAGTGgctgtgctttttttaaaacatgatctGAATACTTTGCGCTTATGCAAAGTTAGGGCTATCGGTTTTCCTGTTCCTTGGCTGGCTAGAACATCCGAAAATTAAATCAGAGGCATCTGAAAAAGATTGTCCGATGGAAGGTGTTCTGTTTGTTGCGGGCTTATTGATAGATTTGCTGTAATTCTTGCTGATTTTGTTCAGTCTTCTCTAGAGGCTAACTTTTTCCGGAGATTCCTATTGTGGTGAGAACCCTGAAAACCTAGTTGAACTGACTATAGAAATTCAACTTGAaaacttttcaacatttttaagaataaaacccaggaaaaccaaaaatatttgttaaaatcctAGACACTAGACTGAACCATTTGAAATGGCTGGTAGTCAATTatttttgacctacaaaaatggCATTTCTTATGTTTGacctagtatttttaaaagatgcagtCAAGAATTAACagccctctctttttcctcccaaaCTCCCATTATACCCATTTTCACACATTGTAGATTTTTCTTGGTAATATTTTACCCAGACGATCTTTTTCCATCTAGCTTtcaattatttccaaatttcctacgtgaacatttttaaatctaaaataacCTTTTCTGACATTTTTGTCTTTCAACCCTACTCCAAATTCCTgcccagaaaagaaaaccatcaaaTAAATATTCCTGAGCCTCAACCATATACCTAGCTCTGTGCAtagaactaagagatgaagaaaggcaaaaaatagagaggataagaaataaaacagaggagGTCCCCAAACAAGAGATCAAAGATCCAGCTTTAGCTGTTCCATTTTCAGCAACCACAGATAACCCTTTTAATCTTCCACAGCCATTTGATACCCATTCTGTGTCCAGCTGCACATGCTGGAGAGCTCTGGCCCTTTGAACATTTGTGCACAACTCCCCTCATTGTTATGATGAGCTTAAAAGTTTGCCATGTCTTCTAAAATAATCCCTTGGATTCTGACCTAGAGAAGTTTGAAAGCTTTATTTAGCTTTTCATCAGTAGGAAACCCTTAAGCAAATGTTCTATTCAGTTGATCAAACCACAGACTAGAAACTGAGAGGAACCCTTTAATTCTAATCACTCATTTCAAAAACCTTGCTGTGCGATATTCAGCAACTTTACCAGTTCAGTGATTCAGTCTTCTGATCCATAACAAAATTAAGGGTTGGTGATTAATGATGGGAAAAAGAGACCTATACAGCAGTGTGAAAGAATACTATTAGTTTATAAATATGAGTTGCTATCAAGTCCTAACACTTAAGCCATCTGAACTGGTAATAATGGGTGTGTTCAGTGAATAAAGGGAGGCTGCATATATATATCAGTAATTCTCAGGCTTCCTTTTGATGAATAAATCCTTCAAGATTTCTCAGAGATATTATACTGTTATGACAGtctgaaaaaatttatttaatgctAATTCAGTTTAACAAATGTGTGCCTTCTATAAAGATGGTGGGCTAGCATTAAAAGAACAGGCTATTTTAACTTCATACCATTGGAGAAACAGATCTAGAAGACCGAAAGAATTTTACCACTTTGACCTGGGAATTCAATcgtaaaacaaatgaacaaaaaaccctCACTATTTATTTAGACACTTGGTTTGGCTATTAACTTAACAAATCAGATTTTAGTTAAAGATTAATGTGGACAACCCTGAAGATCTGAAATGTAATGAGGGGAAATGTGTATCACCAACTTTCATTACACAGCATCTTGAATACAATggaaaacattcattcattcaactgatAGTGAATATCACCTATACCCAGGTCCTGTATCACTGGATATAAATAATACGATGAGTAATAAGATTTCTTTTCAGTATGTTTACAAGCTAGAGATTATTAACCAAGACCCCAAAgcctacaaaaattaaaattctggcTCCACTCAGAGGAGATAGCTTTCCACTTAgtttataaattcttttaatgATCCTTGAGAATATTTgaacaagaacagaacaaagcctGCCTCATCTGGATAACTGGAGaatgtttattataataatgGTAAAATTATATTCAGTAAAGGTAGTGGCCAGCTTTCCCACATTAAATAGATAGAAGCTAGCACCTATATGACACTAAATGAATAAACTATGTGAAATATGAACAAAGCACTGTGAAAATTGTACCTAACAGAGTAAATAATATAGGAGTACCTAAATACTATCCCTGCCCTCCGTCAAAATCAACAGGGGAACTCTGGGAGTGGCAAGAAtatcttagaagaaaatttagaatCAGAACTTGACATAAGGATTTAAACAAAACTCTTCAACTGCTATTCagatttgcttcctttttttccaaaccctttttttagtttacatttctttcttcttcctcccctaattattccttctttctccaaaAATCACTTTAGCAACATTAAAGCAACTGTCACTACTGTAGAAGCTATGTGTTATATAGTGCCATActtgcattttctagaataagAAATTACTAGAAATTGGAAATTAATAGAAAAACCAGCAACTATATAAACGGTAGGCTCcattaaaaacaacagaatagTCACTAAATACCAGTGGTTATActagtaaatgtttaacaatCAACTGGAGGAAGGAGCCATGATTTGTGGTATTTAGCAATTTCCCTGGTATGGagatccccaccaccacccattGCAAACTCTCAACATGAGATCAcgagagctgggaagagatgctAAACATCAGCCTGCATGAGCCCATACGAGTCAGCACCAGCACATGACTGCTTAATATCCACCTACTAATCAAACTTATACAATTCAATGTTAAGACTAAAAGAGCTCTCAAGCTACAAGTAACTAGACTTTACTTTTACTTCTTTAGGCAAGGTCTTTAAGGAAGGCCATCCTCCACATACCTACTCCAAATTGTTCCTCCTGCTACTTGATTTTCACTTGCCaaaactaaaagaaacaaaaaaactcccTTAAAAAAGCTCTTTTATAACAACTTTTATAAGAGTAACAACTCTTATAAAATCCTTCTTGACTGTTACTAGGGAAATTGGTGTTTTTATTAACACCAATAGTACTAAGTGGTAGATTCAAACTACCTAAAGGTGACTGACAAAGGAAGGCCAACTCTCTTTTAGATACACATCTGAAagatctttttataaaatatttttttctttttaaagttatcaaCAACCTTCAGCTGGTCAACCTGTAAATGCTAAGCCATCCCAAAATGCAAATGCCAAGTCCACACCAAGGACTCCTGACCATGAAATACAAGGATCAAAAGAAGCTCTGATTCAAGATTTGGAAAGAAAGCTAAAATGCAAGGACAGCCTTCTTCATAATGGAAATCAAGTGAGCAAGATGTCTATTCCATACAAAAAGCCAGTTAAACTATAAAATCTAATTTCAACAATAAAGTTCTTTCTGTCTCACAGGTCAATGAGCGTTAAATCAACAAATagataatctttttaaaagggaATATTTGGGTTCTATTTCATATTTCTCTACATGAAATCACCTCTTAGTTTtgagtagtaaaaaaaaaagcaaatgaaaaatctATCTGAATGATCTAATAAATATTATCTGTTTTAAGCATTACCCTCTCATAAAATGTCTAATGACCAAATAACTAGCAGGAAATACTGTCAACCTGACTTCTTCATGTGCTTTGGTATATATTACTGATGGACAAATAgctataaattttattatgtaacTCTTACTGTGCTTATTGATTAGTCACCTATCTTTGAAACAGTACCATATGCCTGTAATCCAAATACATTTAACACATCAGTTGTACTGCTTTCAACCAGAAGTTAGTAAGTCAGATATTCAGTGTTCATTTAATAAGTTATTTCTGAGTATGAGGACATGCAATACTTTATTCTAAGACAGAGCCAATTGGAACACACAAAACAAGAAGGGAAAGAATTTCCCTTTACCTCGGAGAGCCTTATTTAGGGGTAATCATGCCTACCTTTccaaggagcagaaagaaaatgagtgAGTATTACAGATGAGGGAAGTGGCACTAGACTGTTAGGAAATACTTATAATTCAATATAGAACTATACTTTCTTGGTAAAATTCTCAGTGGTTTTAAGTTAAACCTGTACAAACAACTTTTATTAGATCTCATTACCATTCTTCTTAATGACTTACTTCTTTAAAGCGGCTCACATATGAGGAGAAGATGGCTCGCAGATTGCTAGGACCACAGAATGCAGCTGCTGTATTTCAAGCTCAAAATGACAGTGAGGCACAAGATTCACCACAGGTAAATTAAAACAATCGTTATCTAACTGGAGCTCTTTTAGTGTGTGTGAATTTTAAATGTCTactattctaaatatttataaatagcaTCTGAAGCAAAAGTCAATCACTTCCATGGGAGAGGCCATGATGGGCTAAAGCATATAACGTTTAAATTTTATCccattttctgatgattctgataTCTGCTAAGAAATGACACAAGGACAAAAAACACCAGAAAGCTAATGGAGTCACTCTTCACGTGGACGTTTACGGGCCAGTTAGATCTAGGACTTTTCCTACAATGGCCTATGGACAGAGAATGTATGAGTTGTAAATCTTCAGCAGGACGGAAGTTAAAACTCTAAACCAAAGTAATTATAACCTTTTCTCACAAGTTCTTTAtcatttcaatgttttaaaatatactaatggTACTGATAAAACATCCAATTCCTTTGGCTATGTTCCCGTATTCACAAATGcttatcaaaaacaaaaccaaaaaataagcCTTATGAATAATGGCTCTAAGATTAACAAAAGCATCCTTTTCAGAAAGGGATTAACTTTACGAAGAGAATGAAGTGAATATCCATCCCACAGGCTTGTACCTGACCAACCTCATTTTAACAAGCAAAGTTAACCTTGAATAGAAATTTATAGTTGGAGAGGCAGACTGAACTGTGATTGCTCCATCTTCCTTCTGTAGTTACCTCTCATTCCTTCCCAAAAAGTCCACAAGAAACTGGGAGCTAAAAGGATGAAGCTGGGCAATCAAGAATTCCaagcttctgccctggctggtgtggctcagtggactgagctctggcctgcaaaccacagggtcactggtttgattcccagtcagggcacatgcctgggttgcaggccaggtccccaacaagaggcacatgagaggcaatcacacattgatgtctctctcctgctcttcctccctcctgtcccttctctaaaataaataaataaaatcttttttaaaaaattaaaaaagaattccaagCTTCTAAGTATAGGAAGCTGACAATAAGATTTTTGTTTGTAATATGTGACTAGTCCTACTAAGAAGAATGGAGCAGAGTCTAACAGAACAAGTAACTAGAAACTGAAAACAGAACTTAACTCTCTTTTTGGCTACTAAACACTttaagcattcattcatttgactaATTTATATGGAGTACCTACTATGGTAGTACAGGAGATTACAGCAGGAGTTAAGACACAACTCTCTCTCTATAAGCAGAAATAACTCAAAGCAACATTACATTGATGATGGTTTAACATAAATTTACAGTATATAATTTCAAAGGCAAGGATGAATTCTTTtcctcattcattcttttaaaactttaaaatgaaggtGACAGTAGATAGCAGCAAAATATATCATTAtgaaatcagaaaacagaaatctTACATTTTCTGTACACTTCAAACAAAATGTCATTAAACTAAGTATAACTGAAGTATTAAATTTatgaatacaaatatatatattcaaaccACTTCaaggggaaaaagtaaaaaacttaCTTTGGATATtttaactgaattatttttattttttaccaaaaaattaGTTGATTTGATCACTGAATTGTTCTTATGACATTTGCTTAGAAAATCTTAAGGCTAGCCAAAAATTGTGACAGctttaagaattttgttttaaaatgacaaaatacatTAAACATGCTCATCCAAAAGTAATTTGCAGTGATTTGCTGTATTGCTGTACAGATGTTTTTCAGATATTCAGATATAGAAACTGAATTTTCTACTTCTTTGTATCTCCCACTAGGGCAAGCACAGTGAAATACACAAAATAGGCACCAAATATTTAATCAATTTATTAATTCTATTATAATTTTCATCAGTTCCTGATTTTATTCTCAAATACAAATAATGTTCTGGTGTGCAGATATAAATTCTAAAAGATGTTTGCTTAAATTAAATATACCTTTACTAAGCAGGAAGTAATTAATGTTGTTTTCAAAGCCTTTTCATAGCTCTCTACACATATCTTCCATGGTGTCCATCAGGACTTTGTGTCATGagctaaaaagagaaatattttccagTCTAATATGTGTTTACTGCTGTTGGTGTCACTTTTGAGCAGTAGGCATAATACCCCATACCTACTGCCAACACAAGTGACTTCATGTCTATTCCTGTTTTACTAAAGCACAATCTGTACTATGCGCTCCCATTTCAAATATACCGGAGGACACATCATCCTTTGTCATTAAATAGTCACCTGAAAAATGAACTACTATCAATTCAAAGTTTATCTAAGTTTCATAAATCATGCTTGTGGAACAGTCTTACTAATTCTGGGGTTTTCTTGCTAGAGTATTAGAAGGATAGTGTAGGGTGTTTTAAATGCTTAAAAGCTTAATATATAGAACTAATCATACTGTAAAAATACAGCCAACACAGAAATGTTCCTTTCAACTACTTAGTTCTGTTTCAAGTTAACAATTGCATGTTGACATTAtcactttgttttaatttcaagcAGCACAATTCAGAATATGCACGGCTGCAAGTTCCTACATCACaaataaggtaaaaaaattaattttaaatatatgttttgctatctaaaatgttttcagcttaaaaatgtaatattcatAGAACCCTCAGACTTCCCACATACCTTTTATAAAACACAATGTGAATTTTCTAAGGTCAGCGATAATGGtcaaaattttatgttaaatatcaGAACTATCTtagaataagttttttaaatgttttggtcAAATAAGCTAAGACCATGTTTCTACATTAAACAACTTTTTCATGATAACAGAAACCCAATTCTAACATCTTTGCATGTGGTAAAAATTGTCCACGAGGTTCTCTGCGTTTTAATAGACCAGTTTCTTCAATTCATGGCACTGTAAAAAAAGATGTGAAATTTGTACCAGGTGTTTCTCAACTGCTACCATTTCCAATAGTTATCAACTATGCCAGAGCTAAATACAACCCTAAGACTTCTCTCCATTGTTATCACACTATCAAACAGTATAGACTCTGTGGTTTCAAATTTGATGGTTAAACTGTATTTGTgtgaaagaaagaacaacaacaactTTTCTGCTAAGTGgttattaaaatatctttgtaGAAGTAGATCATCTTCAAGGGGAGGTGTGAATGATGAGGATGCAATCCAGGAGAAATTTTACCCGCCTCGTTTCATTCAAGTGCCAGAGAACATGACAATTGAAGAAGGAAGGTTCTGCAGAATGGACTTCAAAGTAAGAGAAGAGTTTTTAAGTATTGGAGGAAAATTAACCATGGGATATTAAATCTTGACAAatgtcctcttccttttcttagtttGCTACACAGCTTGAGAAGCAGTATGTATAGTGGGTAAGAACAGAAATGCTGGACCCAAGCttacctgggtttgaatcctggctctgccacttttcAGCTACGTAACCTCtctgtcacttaacctctctgtgcttttgtctcatctgtaaaatgagaacaacaaATGTACCTACTTCATCAAGTTgtttgaggattaagtgagtaAACAGGCATACAGTATTCACAAGTGTCTGCCATCTAATAAATACTCTAAGTGAAGCTATCATATCAGGGTCTCTAAAGTAAAATGCCTCTGTAATTCTTCTCCATTAAGAAATTCAAGCAACACTGCTTTCTCTCAGCCTAGAACAGTTCTTCAAGCTAGAATAGCTTTTCAGAAAAGCCAACACTTTCATCATCCTCATTGTAaagaattttttcttataaaatgtttttccagaTTCCTTATGAATGAAAGTCAGTGTATGGATGGATTCAATTGTTAAGGCTTACATAGAACACTCAAACTGTCACTCACACCCCAGAAGCGCAGCTGGAGAACACTGTTTTGGAAAGGTGTTCATTGGATCAGCAAGCCTCACATCAATGTGCTTCTGGGACTGCATTTGCAGTCACCATCGGCCAGAAAAGCCATATGACTTCCACACTTCTTAATTAAAAGATCTTGAAGAGTCTGAGGTTGCATATGAAAGAGCTAGATAGGGTTTAAGATGGTCTGAAAATACTATATTAATTTCAAGAGTTTTAACTTGTactgttttgttaaaaattattgaaagcaAATACCTTTTTTAAGCTCTTGCTTTGCATTTTCAATCACAAACCCACTCAGGTACTGAAACTGTTAAATTCATAGACAAATTGGTTCCGGTGATGCTATAATTAAAAATTCTGTCATCTCCTTGTGTCTTCAATCCTAGGTGAGCGGACTGCCAGCTCCTGATGTGTCATGGTATCTAAATGGAAGACCAGTTCAATCAGACGATTTTCACAAAATGATAGTGTCTGAGAAGGGTTTTCATTCACTCATCTTTGAAGTGGTCAGAGTTTCAGATGCAGGGGCTTATGTATGTGTTGCCAAGAATAGAGCAGGAGAAGCCACCTTTACTGTGCAGCTGGACATCCTGGGTAAGCCTTCCAAAAAATCATAAAGTATCTTTAATCCTgcagtattaaaaaagaaagtattaaaaaagaaaatcccagagAACTTCATATTTAAGGTTAATGTCTACACTGTACAACTCAGTAGAACCCCAGTTTTTACCCAACAGCCACGgatgggcatggggtgggggatggggaggatgaTATTCTTAAGGGAAACTCAGTGAAACTAGACTGACAGATCTACCACCAAAGCTTTTCTGGAAAGGAAACCAAGAAATTTCAGACAAACCAAATAAGGtagtagaaacatttttttatcctcGCCAGAAGACATGCGTATTGAttttcaagagaggggaagggaagaagagagagagggagaaaaacattgatgtgagagagaaacatctatcggttgcctcttgtacgtgccccaaccagggattgaacctgaagcctagccatgtgctctgaccaggaaataaaactatgaccttttggttcacaggatgatgctccaaccaactgagccacatcagccagggcagaagcatTGCTATAGATGTAACTAACACGTCTTAAAGTGAAAATTTTTCGTCTAATCATTTCTCTGGTCTACAGTCTAAAACAATCAATCTAACTCACATTTTTACAGAATTGTCATAATCATGCACAGTTTAAAACTGAAGAGTAAATATCAACTTTTAGCCTTACACTGTGTTCCTTTTACTAGGAAACTCATCTGTAATTATGACAACAAAAACATGTCTATTTgctttagaaaacagaaatggcAAAACTCATGTCTCAAATTTTCTTTGTAAGGCAGTTCTCATACAATTGatgttctgttttaaaatattacaatttaaGTGCTTTAAATATCTCATATTTATAATGGTTTAAGCCATTGTATATCGCATAAGAGAGATTTTGATGTAATTCATTGTTTGTTATATAAAAGCTTGATCAAGTTAGAAAATTTTCTTAAGTCTGTATTCTACCCAGATCAATAAAAAATCCTTAAACTTATtctatgagccctggctggtgtgggtcagtggattgagtgcctgcctgcaaatcaaagggtcaatagttcaattcccagtcagggcacatgcctgggttatgggacaggtccccagtagggggcgcacgaaaggcaaccacacattgatgtttttctctctcccttcccttctctctaaaaataaataaataaaatcgttttaaaaaaagattatgatATAATAAGGGGGCTCAATCTAAGGAAAAACTAGAGTTCtagaaatcaaaaaacaaaaacaattcaagTGATTAAGTTTTGGGTAAATCCTTCTTGTGCCAATAGCTCCAGAAATACTAATGTTAGAGCTGAGAGAGACCTTGGCAGGCATCTGTCCAATCAACTGATTTCTCCTTCAGAAAAATCAGGGTTATGGAATTATAGTATCATTGCTTCTTTTCTCTCAGGTATTTGAAGAAAAGTAAGGACATAATAATTAATGACATTtgtatattactttatattaatagtttacaaagcatttcttcattcattatttcaattGATCCTCACAATAATTCTGTGTAGTAAGCACAACACTCACTATTAGTTGGGTACTGTATTATTTTACAGTAGATAAAACTGTGCCTCATAGAAACTAAACAGATTTTTCCCAATTTGGCATGGCTAACAGACAAATagagaatttgaacccaggttgtCTGGTATTCTTTCCCACCATTCATGCTGCCTCCCTATAGAAGACATAGTAAGTGAGGACAGACTTAAATTCTTTGAATGAAACATGATTATAAATTCAATGCATCATTATCTTACTGTTTTAGAACTCTTAAAAATGgtattgtatattattttagtTAAAGCTAAAACATAAAGCTTTATGTTTTATGAATCAGCAGGGACTGACTGTAGAGAAAACTATTAGGGACAGGTATGGGgggtttattttgtattttgctttttcattttaagaaagaacTGGTCTTGTCCTGTACACCCACATTGTTATAAAATTCCa contains:
- the MYOT gene encoding myotilin isoform X2; translated protein: MFNYERPKHFIQSQNPCGSRLQPPGPETSSYSSQTKQSSIVIQPRQCTEQRFSASSTVSSHITMSSSAFPASPQQLAGSNPGQRVTATYNQSPASFLSSILPSQPDYNSSKIPSTVDSNYQQPSAGQPVNAKPSQNANAKSTPRTPDHEIQGSKEALIQDLERKLKCKDSLLHNGNQRLTYEEKMARRLLGPQNAAAVFQAQNDSEAQDSPQHNSEYARLQVPTSQIRSRSSSRGGVNDEDAIQEKFYPPRFIQVPENMTIEEGRFCRMDFKVSGLPAPDVSWYLNGRPVQSDDFHKMIVSEKGFHSLIFEVVRVSDAGAYVCVAKNRAGEATFTVQLDILAKEHRRAPMFIYKPQSKKVFEGDSVKLECQISAVPPPKLFWKRNNEMVQFNTDRISLYHDNSGRVTLLIKDVNKKDAGWYTVSAVNEAGVTTCNTRLDVTPRPNQTLPAPKQLRVRPTFSKYLALNGKGLNVKQAFNPEGEFQRLAAQSGLYESEEL
- the MYOT gene encoding myotilin isoform X1 yields the protein MFNYERPKHFIQSQNPCGSRLQPPGPETSSYSSQTKQSSIVIQPRQCTEQRFSASSTVSSHITMSSSAFPASPQQLAGSNPGQRVTATYNQSPASFLSSILPSQPDYNSSKIPSTVDSNYQQPSAGQPVNAKPSQNANAKSTPRTPDHEIQGSKEALIQDLERKLKCKDSLLHNGNQRLTYEEKMARRLLGPQNAAAVFQAQNDSEAQDSPQQHNSEYARLQVPTSQIRSRSSSRGGVNDEDAIQEKFYPPRFIQVPENMTIEEGRFCRMDFKVSGLPAPDVSWYLNGRPVQSDDFHKMIVSEKGFHSLIFEVVRVSDAGAYVCVAKNRAGEATFTVQLDILAKEHRRAPMFIYKPQSKKVFEGDSVKLECQISAVPPPKLFWKRNNEMVQFNTDRISLYHDNSGRVTLLIKDVNKKDAGWYTVSAVNEAGVTTCNTRLDVTPRPNQTLPAPKQLRVRPTFSKYLALNGKGLNVKQAFNPEGEFQRLAAQSGLYESEEL